The stretch of DNA gagttaactctctggaccctCGAGGTCAGGgtgttacaattggtatcagagccagatttgagattctgcagactttatggattaagattttgagaatttaaggTTTCAGATTTGATTGGCTTATTTTGAAGGTTGTAGGACATGACTCGGAGGTCTAGAATTTGATGTTATATCCAAAGGGGTAGTAGGGAGACACGCATGCATTCAATGCACCGGCCAGTTGGTATATAAATTGAAACTTTTGTTACAGCTAGCTAGAAAGCTACAAGAAAGAACACTAGTGTTGAGATTGATCATATctacatcaaaattaaaatgctgTTGATATTTAAGATTCATTTCTAGTACATAAGCAGGTCCATGAACAAATTTAGACTGGCCCTCAAAAGGACATTGAGTCAGgagaaaaaaacaataaatgcTGGAAAAATATAACAGGTGTCCCATGTTAAATACATGATACATAGCATTAAAACTATCAGAAGGCATGCACATACTATATATGCTTACTAAGCACTGCTATTCTGTAACATGACAATGCCTTTAGTTTGTATGCAAATATTTACATTAATTTCTCAGATTCAGAGGATCAATCCCTGTGCAGGTGCGGGTTGGGAGGGTTGTTCCTTTGTAGCAGCAGCTTTGGGAGAGTTAGACTCATGGGTCTGAGAAGAGCCTTCCACAATTTTCCCCTGATCTTCCCCAGCTAAAACCGTTTCCTTTGCCTTCTGCCCCACTTCCCCAGCTGCCTTGGCAACCTTACTGAATGCGCCAGTAACCCACGAAGCCCCGGTTAGAACGTAACGATTCTTCATGATGGCAGATCCTGCACTACTCACCGTCTGCTCGGCAGCTGAAAATGCAGTCTTGGTCTTCTCCGAAACTTGGAACTTCTCATCCATTTCCCTCACTTTGTCAGTCACTAAGATCGTGCCAGCACTAACTTTCTCACTGATACCAATCTTTTGGTCCAAAGAAGCAACTTTGGCCGTGGCGGTTGAAGTGAACTGGTGCTTCTCATCAAAGGCCTTTGCTTTGTTTAATGCATCTTTGCCCAAATTGAAGCCCTTGGCCAGCATGCTGCTGACAACGTCCTCTGCCTTCAGAATTGCAGATTCAGAACCACCACTTTTGTCGTCTGTTTCCTGATGAGattgaaacaaataaacaatacaTAATGTCAGGGAAGATTATTGTCAATGACATTTAAGATGGCATAGAAGACAACATTACAGTTGGCAGTGCAGATGCAGCAGCAGCTGGTAGCTCATATTCTGGAGCCAGAGCAATGGTGACAGACTGATCAACTATTGTTGCCCCCTGAAAAAAACCCCcacatatatttattatatgaaaagaaggtagaaatataaacatatttacTTACGCTTATGAACAGCTGGGAGTAAAATGGCAAGAAGATTTACTCTCTTCAACTGCCAaaagacataaaataaaattgtatataatgAAGAAACTCTTGATACTTGAGTATCCCAGAACCAAGAAACTATGATGGTGCCACCAAGAGATATagatttctttaataaaaatttattaaaaaaaaaggaaggggggaaaggggggggggggggcataaaaaaaaatgcttgataGTGGAACGTCATTTGCAAATAGTTCACTAATGGAAAATTCTGCTTGTAAGTGGTCATGCGCACCCAGACGCGCACCCATCCAACGTGGCAAGTCCGGATTTGGAGATTAGGTATAAGGCAGTGGCAAAATCGTTCCAGGAGGATTTCGAATTTTTAAATCCATTTAACTACAGCCCAACATCAATAGGTTGGTAAGCCATGGTGTTCTTCTCAAACCAGGTACAGAGGCTACAGAAGAGGGAGGATGATGGTTCAGGTAACCATTCTTCTTTCGTATCTCCTAAATGAACCAGCTTttctttcaacaaaatcaaatgctTCGTTTAGTTTGCTCAAGGTTGCCCCAAAAACTAAGGCACAGACCTTCGAAAACTAGCCACGCAGACTTTTTCTCAACCTCCTCTCTGAAACCCATCTCAGAACTTCCTAATTCCAAGGATCTACCATCTCTAACGGCGATAAGCATCATAAATCAAAGCTGCCTTCTTCGTTGTGTTTTTCTCAACCTGCCGGTGAGAATCTGGTTGCGGTTGAAGATCTGAAGGAACCTAGCCATGCAACCCATTTGCTTCTTAATATGTTTCCGGTCATGCACCATACCCGTCgtcattttcccaaaaactCTGCAATATATGTCTCCCACTCCAAACATTTCCTACTCAAGCAAGCAGCGAAAAAATAGAATGCAAAAAAGTGTACGTCTGAGAGGAAAAAAACTGGTAAATTATGAGCATTGATTGAAATAGAATGACAAACATGTTACCCGCTagaatccaataaaaaaaaacaggaaCTATGTGGACTTAATGCAATGGAGTGAAGAAAGAAAGGGTCCCAAGAGATCCACAGAGAAAATGTTTCAGCagatggagaagatgaagataaaaatCTGCAGCAGATGGAGAAGATGAACATGGAGATTTTGTAAACTCATGTGCAGATAGAGAGTTTCTCAAGGACGAGAAGAAGAagctcttctctcttctcttagtgtttttttctttctttcctctttttttttttctaaacattaACATCTGACAATATTGTCCACATCACCATCGGTACCCATATCAGTCCGCATATTCGCTTGTACCTAGCAGAATTCTTCACTAATAGACCGAGGGATAAGTAATTCGACTCATTCACATCTAGAATACAAGTCACATCAATCAATAGGGCAGTGCAGTGCCCATGTGAGATTAACCACAATAACAATTGGTTCAGGGTTAACAATAATCGCAGTGAGAATAGAGAAGTGATGCTTTTTGCACAGGAAAGAAATCAATATCACTTGTACTACACTCGAGAACCCGACTTTCTTTCCCTACATGTACACTAGGCATGCGTACTGTAAAGTCAGCCAGGAAGATTAGCAGGGAAAAGCTTATGTCATATAGAAATGGATATTACCGTTGAATAATGCAAATAACAGAATCAGCAAACATTCAAGAATAACAAGGAAGAAGAACTCAAAAGACACTTCACGTGATAGTACCGAAAGAAGTACAGCAGTCTCTGCCTCTTGGGTTTCCTTGAAGGTGACGTATGCCACTTGAGACCTCTCCTCCTCACTGGAAAAAGaaag from Juglans microcarpa x Juglans regia isolate MS1-56 chromosome 3S, Jm3101_v1.0, whole genome shotgun sequence encodes:
- the LOC121257948 gene encoding binding partner of ACD11 1-like, whose translation is MPMTTVKVNNISLGASEQDIKEFFSFSGKIEYVELRSEEERSQVAYVTFKETQEAETAVLLSGATIVDQSVTIALAPEYELPAAAASALPTETDDKSGGSESAILKAEDVVSSMLAKGFNLGKDALNKAKAFDEKHQFTSTATAKVASLDQKIGISEKVSAGTILVTDKVREMDEKFQVSEKTKTAFSAAEQTVSSAGSAIMKNRYVLTGASWVTGAFSKVAKAAGEVGQKAKETVLAGEDQGKIVEGSSQTHESNSPKAAATKEQPSQPAPAQGLIL